Proteins co-encoded in one Aspergillus luchuensis IFO 4308 DNA, chromosome 6, nearly complete sequence genomic window:
- the GYP7 gene encoding GTPase-activating protein GYP7 (BUSCO:EOG09260N53;~COG:T;~EggNog:ENOG410PFJW;~InterPro:IPR035969,IPR000195;~PFAM:PF00566): MAGNGIQYTPPPSPPSPTASYYDVSDDEEDEYNTISHSTSRRGVKLLFSKSKVYVHPTPSSKDNIPGFIALVQQKPLPPLRGTTSGNSSSDLSSYLLAWVPESSLGDAYSTYVKVDLSDGSSPPRQKYLVPALPTTTTYKDPIGLYAFAVPLSEIYSLLVRPPSLGWWFGSLVINTRAGDSFPALFFHDTECESTILQKKKRTRESFDPFGEDGNVFWGGDEVLRWLRKYAEVQRSAVDNSVYLINPSDEDRISFGRPLTADGSTVKAQEEPAAVAQASGSGQRDAGMDPFVKALKETRWKVLEQLSKITTFTRRTANELADNPRIPPQVRRLMRTPEIQTLQDEFDSARLYLARWAMSISEQSERERNQRIYTAQDVLSMENSSVGDFEILDLETGTMSIQDRRKTLTLKEWEGFFDPTTGRLHVTVDEVKERIFHGGLDPNDGVRKEAWLYLLGVYPWDSSHEERQALMNSKRDEYIRLKGAWWERMIEGTSSAEEFDWWKEQRNRIEKDVHRTDRTIPLFAGEDIPHPDPDSPFADTGTNVHLEQMKDMLLTYNEYNPDLGYVQGMSDLLAPIYAVMQDDAVAFWAFVGFMDRMVSSMAVNPTFYHADAYKQERNFLRDQSGMRVQLLTLDHLVQLMDPQLYLHLQSADSTNFFFFFRMLLVWYKREFEWPDVLRLWETLWTDYLSSSFHLFIALAILEKHRDVIMDHLKQFDEVLKYINELSNTMELIPILTRAESLFHRFERAVQAIDKKNNFPAPAAHQRKPTQDSSTSTNNKGKSPQRPQSTAFSSGVSAGPSSAPDSDGETKVVSPELRELFHKDIPWARKSPPKQQQQQEEPAKGGSS, translated from the exons ATGGCAGGCAACGGAATCCAAtacacccctcctccttcgccgccCTCCCCGACGGCCTCGTACTACGACGTCagtgacgatgaggaggatgaataCAACACCATTTCTCACTCTACATCACGCAGAGGAGTCAAGCTCTTATTTTCCAAGAGCAAG GTCTACGTCCATCCAACTCCTTCCTCGAAAGATAACATCCCCGGATTTATTGCCCTCGTCCAACAAaagcccctcccccctctgaGAGGTACTACCTCCGGAAACTCCTCGTCGGATCTCTCTTCCTACCTGCTAGCATGGGTGCCCGAATCTTCCTTGGGTGATGCATACAGTACCTATGTCAAAGTCGATCTATCCGACggttcttcccctccccgaCAGAAATACCTGGTGCCCGCTCTTCCGACGACAACGACCTATAAGGACCCGATCGGCCTCTACGCATTCGCAGTTCCTCTGTCTGAAATATATTCCCTCCTTGTGCGACCTCCGAGTCTAGGCTGGTGGTTTGGGAGTCTTGTGATCAACACCCGCGCAGGCGACAGCTTCCCCGCGCTGTTCTTCCATGACACAGAGTGCGAGTCCACAATtctgcagaagaaaaagcgaaCCAGGGAGAGCTTTGATCCCTTTGGTGAGGACGGAAATGTCTTCTGGGGCGGGGATGAGGTTCTGCGATGGCTGCGGAAATACGCGGAGGTCCAGCGCTCGGCCGTGGACAATAGTGTATATCTGATTAACCCATCGGATGAAGACCGCATATCATTTGGACGACCTCTAACTGCAGATGGCTCGACTGTCAAAGCTCAGGAGGAACCGGCTGCCGTTGCTCAGGCGAGCGGAAGCGGCCAACGCGATGCGGGGATGGACCCCTTTGTGAAAGCACTCAAGGAGACGAGGTGGAAGGTCCTCGAGCAGCTGAGCAAGATCACAACCTTCACAAGGCGTACCGCCAACGAGTTAGCGGACAACCCTCGGATACCCCCACAAGTCCGCCGTCTGATGAGGACACCTGAAATTCAGACTTTACAGGACGAGTTCGATAGCGCCAGGCTATACTTAGCACGGTGGGCCATGAGCATATCAGAGCAAAGTGAACGCGAAAGAAACCAACGGATATACACTGCCCAAGATGTCCTTAGCATGGAGAACAGTTCTGTTGGAGATTTCGAGATCCTTGACCTCGAGACAGGTACCATGTCTATCCAGGACCGTCGGAAGACACTCACTCTGAAAGAATGGGAGGGCTTCTTTGACCCGACTACTGGAAGACTGCATGTAACCGTTGACGAAGTTAAGGAAAGGATATTCCATGGTGGCTTAGATCCGAATGATGGTGTTAGGAAAGAAGCATGGCTCTACCTTCTAGGCGTATATCCGTGGGATAGCAGCCACGAGGAGCGACAAGCGTTGATGAACTCGAAGCGGGATGAGTACATCCGGCTTAAAGGCGCCTGGTGGGAACGGATGATTGAAGGCACTTCTTCGGCGGAAGAGTTCGATTGGTGGAAAGAGCAGAGAAATAGAATAG AAAAGGATGTTCATCGCACAGACCGTACGATACCCCTGTTTGCTGGAGAAGACATTCCCCACCCGGACCCAGATTCGCCTTTTGCGGATACTGGCACAAATGTGCATCTCGAGCAGATGAAGGATATGTTGCTTACATACAACGAATACAACCCGGACCTGGGCTACGTGCAAGGCATGAGTGATCTTCTCGCCCCGATCTATGCTGTCATGCAGGATGATGCAGTGGCATTCTGGGCATTCGTTGGTTTCATGGACAGAATGGTAAGCTCCATGGCAGTCAATCCTACTTTTTATCATGCTGATGCGTACAAACAGGAGCGGAACTTCCTCCGCGACCAATCTGGCATGCGCGTACAACTTCTCACTCTAGACCACCTCGTTCAACTCATGGATCCTCAACTctacctccacctccaatcCGCCGACAGCACaaactttttcttcttcttccggatGCTCCTGGTCTGGTACAAGCGCGAATTCGAATGGCCAGACGTGTTACGTCTGTGGGAAACACTATGGACCGATTACCTGTCCAGCAGCTTCCACTTGTTCATCGCACTTGCAATCCTCGAAAAACACCGAGATGTCATAATGGACCACCTAAAGCAGTTCGACGAAGTCCTGAAGTACA TCAACGAACTCTCCAACACAATGGaactcatccccatcctcacaCGCGCCGAATCCCTATTCCACCGCTTCGAACGAGCCGTCCAAGCCATCGACAAGAAAAACAACTTCCCTGCACCTGCCGCCCACCAACGCAAGCCCACACAAgactcctccaccagcacaAACAACAAAGGCAAATCGCCTCAACGACCTCAAAGCACCGCCTTCAGCAGCGGCGTCAGTGCCGGCCCCAGCTCAGCACCCGACAGTGACGGAGAAACGAAAGTCGTCTCCCCGGAGCTGAGGGAACTGTTCCACAAGGACATCCCATGGGCACGTAAATCGCCTCcgaaacagcagcagcagcaggaagagcCTGCAAAGGGAGGGTCGTCGTAG
- a CDS encoding aromatic ring-hydroxylating oxygenase subunit alpha (COG:S;~EggNog:ENOG410PHZR;~InterPro:IPR036922,IPR015879;~go_function: GO:0005506 - iron ion binding [Evidence IEA];~go_function: GO:0051537 - 2 iron, 2 sulfur cluster binding [Evidence IEA];~go_process: GO:0044237 - cellular metabolic process [Evidence IEA];~go_process: GO:0055114 - oxidation-reduction process [Evidence IEA]): MSELMRTLPASWYCSPPLYQLERRAVFLKSWYLVGPVTRFCDIGVKIEYEIAQQPIYVVRCSGERPFPGQDEIQVICVKTERPLKHHVTPTGLAFATLSDEAPSFHEYFPDLEPLLQRVNFSKLPYRHSIKYEGRFNWKTMVDGYQECLHCQYTHPSFSVYYPPTSYAVHNHQNFSQHIADPEKPDDGLFLYFFPNCTLNVYGGGMSSFRVCPTDDPNVTRMEFDYYHMESGEKFDEYFKFVRQVAMEDYELCEKAQSNLTKGIYSEGILNPEKESGVSYYQDRVFELVCQQHAAERREREMEGAKDDTQKRGLQRITTAA, translated from the exons ATGTCCGAACTTATGCGCACGTTGCCGGCCTCCTGGTATTGCAGCCCGCCTCTCTATCAGCTTGAAAGAAGGGCTGTATTCTTAAAA TCGTGGTATCTTGTTGGACCCGTCACTAGATTCTGTGATATCGGTGTCAAGATTGAATATGAGATAGCTCAGCAGCCTATATATGTTGTTCGGTGCTCGGGGGAGCGTCCGTTTCCCGGACAGGACGAGATCCAAGTAATCTGCGTGAAAACT GAACGACCTCTAAAGCACCACGTCACGCCAACAGGCCTCGCTTTTGCAACTCTATCAGACGAGGCGCCCAGCTTTCATGAGTATTTCCCGGATTTGGAGCCACTACTCCAACGGGTGAACTTTTCCAAGCTCCCATATAGACACAGCATCAAATACGAAGGACGATTTAACTGGAAGACTAT GGTCGACGGCTACCAGGAATGCCTGCATTGCCAATATACGCACCCGTCATTCTCCGTATACTACCCGCCGACCTCGTACGCGGTGCACAACCATCAGAACTTTTCGCAGCATATCGCCGACCCGGAAAAGCCGGATGATGGTCTATTCCTTTATTTCTTCCCCAATTGCACTCTGAATGTCTATGGTGGAGGAATGTCCTCGTTCCGAGTATGCCCGACAGATGACCCGAATGTGACGAGGATGGAGTTTGACTACTACCATATGGAGTCGGGCGAGAAGTTCGACGAGTACTTCAAGTTTGTGCGGCAAGTGGCCATGGAGGACTATGAACTGTGTGAGAAAGCTCAAAGCAACCTCACTAAAGGTATTTACAGTGAAGGCATCCTCAACCCGGAGAAAGAGAGCGGAGTTTCAT ATTATCAAGATCGGGTCTTCGAGCTCGTGTGTCAGCAGCACGCAGCAGAGAGACGAGAAAGGGAAATGGAAGGTGCGAAAGATGATACTCAGAAGAGGGGTCTGCAACGTATCACAACAGCTGCATAA